One Rhizobiales bacterium GAS188 DNA window includes the following coding sequences:
- a CDS encoding amino acid/amide ABC transporter membrane protein 2, HAAT family, translating to MRRFATVAFLAFLFSIPLWLGNFYMLHVLIITGIFTIAAMSLNLLLGYTGQLSLGHVAFFGIGAYVSSLASLGFEVHLLPDVLVTLRPQPVWLGMACGVVIAGFFGWAIGKIAFKVRGAYFVIVTISFAEVVRLVALNWDELTQGPMALNNIPPLTLAIPGLFELSFIGKAANYYLVLVVAILAYIIIARLVRSRAGRAMIALKENEALATSVGIDVTRYLVLAAVVSAAIAGAAGALYAHYIRIVDPNVFLFIYTVTMVIMVVAGGKGTLASPIVGGLIFGLLPEALRSFAIGPEVQWVVYGILMILVVYLLPNGIVPALGDWWERRRHIDSSTAERKDAPAEQVAR from the coding sequence GTGAGACGCTTCGCTACGGTCGCCTTTCTTGCGTTCCTGTTCTCGATCCCGCTGTGGCTCGGCAATTTCTACATGCTGCATGTGCTCATCATCACGGGCATCTTCACTATCGCCGCGATGAGCCTGAACCTGCTGCTCGGCTATACCGGCCAGCTCAGCCTCGGTCACGTCGCGTTCTTCGGCATCGGCGCTTACGTGTCGTCGCTCGCATCGCTCGGATTCGAGGTGCATCTGCTGCCGGACGTGCTCGTCACGCTGAGGCCGCAGCCCGTCTGGCTCGGCATGGCCTGCGGCGTCGTCATCGCGGGCTTCTTCGGTTGGGCGATCGGCAAGATCGCCTTCAAGGTGCGCGGCGCCTATTTCGTGATCGTCACCATCAGTTTCGCCGAGGTCGTCAGGCTCGTGGCGCTGAACTGGGACGAGCTGACGCAAGGCCCGATGGCGCTCAACAACATCCCGCCGCTGACGCTCGCCATACCGGGCCTGTTCGAGCTCTCCTTCATCGGCAAGGCCGCCAACTATTATCTCGTCCTCGTCGTTGCCATCCTGGCCTACATCATCATCGCGAGACTGGTTCGTTCCCGCGCCGGACGGGCGATGATCGCGCTCAAGGAAAACGAGGCGCTCGCCACTTCGGTCGGCATCGACGTGACAAGGTACCTCGTGCTGGCCGCAGTGGTATCGGCCGCCATCGCCGGGGCGGCGGGCGCGCTCTACGCCCACTACATCCGCATCGTCGATCCGAACGTGTTCCTGTTCATCTACACGGTGACGATGGTCATCATGGTCGTCGCCGGCGGCAAGGGCACTTTGGCCAGCCCGATTGTGGGAGGCCTGATCTTCGGCCTGCTGCCGGAGGCGCTGCGGTCCTTCGCGATCGGGCCCGAAGTGCAGTGGGTCGTCTATGGGATATTGATGATCCTGGTCGTCTATCTGCTGCCGAACGGCATCGTTCCGGCGCTCGGCGACTGGTGGGAGCGCCGTCGTCACATCGATTCGAGCACTGCTGAGCGCAAGGACGCTCCGGCCGAGCAGGTCGCCCGATGA
- a CDS encoding amino acid/amide ABC transporter ATP-binding protein 1, HAAT family, producing MSGAPPRIALAVSGLSIRFGGLTAVESMSFDVREGEVRSLIGPNGAGKTSAFNAITGFLPAAAGEISYRGVRLNGLKPSRIAGLGVVRTFQKTSVFAGRTVLDNILIGLHLRSRQHPVAIILGLPSVVREERWLVEEARQVLRFVGIEARRAELAASLPYGELRLLEVAVALAAKPTLLLLDEPVSGMNSSETSSFMDTLARIRARDVTVLLVEHDMKMVMGVSDRVVCLNQGRIIADGTPSEIQRNPEVIRAYLGERHARAQG from the coding sequence ATGAGCGGCGCGCCCCCACGCATCGCACTCGCCGTCAGCGGGCTGTCGATCCGCTTCGGCGGGCTCACCGCGGTCGAAAGCATGAGTTTCGACGTGAGGGAAGGGGAGGTGCGGTCGCTGATCGGCCCGAACGGCGCTGGCAAGACCTCCGCTTTCAACGCGATCACCGGCTTCCTCCCGGCGGCGGCGGGGGAGATCTCCTATCGCGGCGTGCGGCTCAACGGCCTCAAGCCCAGCCGCATCGCAGGGCTCGGCGTGGTGCGCACCTTTCAGAAGACCAGCGTGTTCGCCGGGCGGACCGTGCTCGACAACATCTTGATCGGCCTGCACCTGCGCTCGCGGCAGCATCCCGTCGCGATCATCTTGGGCCTGCCTTCCGTGGTGCGCGAAGAGAGGTGGCTGGTGGAGGAAGCGCGCCAGGTCTTGCGCTTCGTCGGCATCGAGGCTCGCCGGGCCGAACTTGCTGCTTCGCTTCCCTATGGCGAGTTACGGCTGCTCGAAGTTGCGGTGGCGCTTGCCGCGAAGCCGACGCTGCTGCTGCTCGATGAGCCGGTTTCGGGAATGAACTCCAGCGAAACCTCGAGCTTCATGGACACACTCGCGCGGATCCGGGCGCGCGACGTCACCGTGCTCCTGGTGGAGCATGACATGAAGATGGTCATGGGCGTTTCGGATCGCGTCGTGTGCCTCAACCAGGGGCGCATCATTGCCGACGGCACGCCGTCGGAGATTCAGCGCAATCCGGAGGTGATCCGGGCCTATCTTGGCGAGAGGCATGCTCGTGCTCAAGGTTGA
- a CDS encoding amino acid/amide ABC transporter ATP-binding protein 2, HAAT family: MLKVEGLSCRYGKVAAVSDLSLEVRRGELVTLIGANGAGKTTTLKAISGLMAPAGGRLAFEGQDITGASARRILQLGIAHCPEGRRVFPYMTVIENLQMGCHLRRDAGAIAADMARFFERFPILYDRRAQTAGTLSGGEQQMLAIARALMSRPKLVLFDEPSLGLAPNIVDRVFEVIKGIQAEGVTIIMVEQNAFAALELSDRSYVIEQGRLKLTGTGAELLSNPEVKAAYLGA, encoded by the coding sequence GTGCTCAAGGTTGAGGGCCTCTCCTGCCGTTACGGCAAGGTCGCCGCAGTGAGCGATCTTTCGCTGGAGGTCCGGCGGGGTGAGCTGGTCACGCTCATCGGCGCCAACGGCGCCGGCAAGACGACGACGCTCAAGGCGATCTCCGGCCTCATGGCTCCCGCTGGCGGGCGGCTGGCTTTCGAAGGTCAGGACATTACCGGCGCCTCGGCGCGCCGCATCCTGCAATTGGGCATCGCGCATTGTCCCGAAGGCCGGCGCGTCTTTCCCTACATGACCGTCATCGAGAACCTGCAAATGGGTTGCCATTTGCGCCGCGATGCCGGCGCGATCGCAGCCGACATGGCGAGGTTTTTCGAGCGGTTTCCGATCCTTTACGACCGTCGCGCTCAGACGGCCGGCACCTTGTCGGGCGGCGAACAGCAAATGCTGGCGATCGCGCGCGCCCTGATGTCGCGTCCCAAGCTCGTCTTGTTCGATGAGCCTTCGCTCGGGCTCGCCCCGAATATCGTCGATCGTGTTTTCGAGGTGATCAAGGGCATCCAGGCCGAGGGCGTCACCATCATCATGGTCGAGCAGAACGCTTTTGCTGCCCTTGAATTGTCGGATCGCTCCTATGTGATCGAGCAGGGCCGCCTGAAGCTGACGGGGACAGGTGCGGAATTGCTGAGCAACCCGGAGGTGAAGGCCGCTTATCTCGGAGCGTGA